The following coding sequences lie in one Candidatus Kinetoplastibacterium sorsogonicusi genomic window:
- a CDS encoding NuoB/complex I 20 kDa subunit family protein translates to MSISSSFSEKGFLLTNADKLLNWAKTGSIWPVTFGLACCAVEMMHAGAARYDLDQFGVMFRPSPRQADLMIIAGTLCNKMAPALRKVYDQMPEPKWVLSMGSCANGGGYYHYSYSVVRGSDKVVPVDIYVPGCPPTAEALMYGIIQLQNKIRLTNTIAR, encoded by the coding sequence ATGTCTATAAGTAGTAGTTTTTCTGAAAAAGGTTTTTTGCTTACTAATGCTGATAAATTGTTAAATTGGGCTAAAACTGGTTCTATATGGCCAGTCACTTTTGGTTTAGCTTGTTGTGCTGTAGAAATGATGCATGCTGGTGCAGCTCGTTATGATTTAGATCAATTTGGTGTGATGTTTAGGCCAAGTCCACGTCAAGCTGATTTAATGATCATTGCAGGTACATTATGTAATAAAATGGCTCCAGCTTTGAGGAAAGTATATGATCAGATGCCTGAACCAAAATGGGTATTGTCAATGGGTTCCTGTGCAAATGGAGGAGGATATTATCATTATTCTTATTCTGTAGTAAGAGGGTCTGATAAAGTTGTACCAGTTGATATTTATGTACCTGGTTGCCCTCCTACTGCTGAAGCATTAATGTATGGTATTATACAGTTACAAAACAAAATTCGTTTAACTAATACTATAGCTCGCTAG
- a CDS encoding NADH-quinone oxidoreductase subunit D yields MAEIKSYTLNFGPQHPAAHGVLRLILELDGEVILRADPHIGLLHRATEKLIEHKTYIQALPYMDRLDYVSMMCNEHAYVMAIEKMLNIEIPIRAKYIRVMFDEITRILNHLMSLGSHALDVGAMAVFLYAFREREDLMDCYEAVSGARMHAAYYRPGGVYRDLPDSMPKYGDSSKYRGSKEFKKMNEARSGSLLDFIYDFTERFPSCIDEYETLLTNNPIWKQRLVGIGVVDPDRAKALGFSGPMLRGSGICWDLRKSQPYEVYKDLNFDIPIGKNGDCYDRYLVRIAEMRESNRIIRQCVNWLKVNKGPVIINDHKIAPPNRIDMKSNMEELIHHFKLFSQGFCLPIGQVYSAIEHPKGEFGIYLVSDGANKPYRIKIRAPGFAHLQALDEMTRGHMISDAVTIIGTQDIVFGEIDR; encoded by the coding sequence ATGGCAGAAATTAAAAGTTATACATTAAATTTTGGACCACAACATCCTGCTGCTCATGGTGTACTACGTTTAATTTTAGAGTTAGATGGTGAAGTTATTCTTCGTGCTGATCCTCATATAGGATTATTGCATAGAGCTACAGAAAAATTAATAGAACATAAAACTTATATACAAGCATTACCTTATATGGATAGATTAGATTATGTTTCTATGATGTGTAATGAGCATGCATATGTAATGGCTATAGAAAAAATGCTCAATATTGAAATTCCAATAAGAGCAAAATATATACGAGTAATGTTTGATGAAATTACTCGTATTTTAAATCATCTGATGTCACTTGGTTCTCATGCCCTTGATGTAGGAGCTATGGCTGTATTTTTATATGCTTTTAGAGAACGAGAAGATTTAATGGATTGTTATGAAGCAGTTTCTGGAGCTAGAATGCATGCTGCTTATTATAGACCAGGTGGGGTATATAGAGATTTACCAGATTCAATGCCTAAATATGGAGATTCTAGTAAATATAGAGGTAGTAAAGAATTCAAAAAAATGAACGAAGCTCGTTCAGGATCATTATTAGATTTTATATATGATTTTACCGAAAGATTTCCATCATGTATTGATGAATATGAGACATTATTAACGAATAACCCTATTTGGAAACAGAGATTAGTAGGTATTGGTGTTGTAGATCCTGATAGAGCAAAAGCGTTAGGTTTTTCGGGACCTATGTTGCGTGGATCTGGAATTTGTTGGGATTTGAGGAAATCTCAACCATATGAAGTATATAAAGATTTAAATTTTGATATTCCTATAGGCAAAAATGGTGATTGTTATGATAGATACCTTGTAAGAATTGCTGAAATGAGAGAAAGTAATCGAATTATACGTCAATGTGTAAATTGGTTAAAAGTAAATAAAGGACCAGTGATCATTAATGATCATAAAATAGCTCCACCTAATAGGATAGATATGAAATCTAATATGGAAGAATTAATTCACCATTTTAAGTTATTTAGCCAAGGATTTTGTTTACCTATTGGTCAGGTATATTCAGCTATTGAGCACCCTAAAGGTGAATTTGGGATTTATTTAGTTTCCGATGGAGCAAATAAACCTTATAGAATAAAAATAAGGGCACCTGGCTTTGCTCATCTCCAAGCTTTAGATGAAATGACAAGAGGTCATATGATATCTGATGCAGTAACAATAATTGGAACACAAGATATCGTTTTTGGAGAGATAGATCGTTAA
- the ndhC gene encoding NADH-quinone oxidoreductase subunit A, giving the protein MNLQEYLYILLFIIIAFLLGFILLSIGFILGKKNPNKDKLSAYECGFDTFSEAQMQFDVRYYLVAILFVLFDLEIAFLFPWAASSSVLGDVSFWSAIIFIVILAIGFIYEWLKGAIDWE; this is encoded by the coding sequence ATGAATTTACAAGAATATTTGTACATATTGTTATTTATAATAATAGCATTTTTATTAGGTTTTATATTATTATCTATAGGTTTTATTTTAGGTAAAAAAAATCCTAATAAAGATAAGTTATCTGCATATGAATGTGGCTTTGATACTTTTAGTGAAGCTCAAATGCAATTTGATGTTCGTTATTATTTAGTAGCAATACTATTTGTATTATTTGATTTAGAAATAGCATTTTTATTCCCATGGGCTGCTTCTAGCTCAGTTTTAGGTGATGTTAGTTTTTGGAGTGCCATAATTTTTATTGTTATTTTAGCTATTGGTTTTATATATGAATGGTTAAAAGGTGCTATTGATTGGGAATAA
- a CDS encoding NADH-quinone oxidoreductase subunit C, protein MNSLLKLKSILEKNFTKNSTIECKFNEITLNVSENQWLDTCFFLKNHIELNFDVCVDLCVIDYLTWNLESRELDSKELSTNIDNRFSVVIHLLSISNNWRLRVKSSIKDSELPSIESLTTCWPSVGWFEREAFDLFGITFNNHNDLRRILTDYGFIGHPMRKDFPLSGNVEITYDKKAKKVKYQKTNIIPREITPRVVHYDNKLRSNNHGRN, encoded by the coding sequence ATGAATAGCTTATTAAAACTAAAATCTATTTTAGAAAAAAATTTTACTAAAAATTCTACTATAGAGTGTAAATTCAATGAAATTACTTTAAATGTTTCTGAAAATCAATGGCTAGATACTTGTTTTTTTTTAAAAAATCATATAGAGCTAAATTTTGATGTATGTGTAGATTTATGTGTGATAGATTATCTTACTTGGAATCTTGAATCAAGAGAACTAGATAGCAAAGAGTTATCTACTAATATAGATAATAGGTTTTCTGTAGTAATTCATCTTTTATCTATATCTAATAATTGGCGATTGAGAGTTAAATCCAGTATAAAAGATAGTGAATTACCAAGTATAGAATCTTTAACTACATGTTGGCCTAGTGTTGGATGGTTTGAAAGGGAGGCTTTTGATTTATTTGGTATTACTTTTAATAATCATAATGATTTACGTAGGATTTTAACTGATTATGGTTTTATTGGGCATCCTATGAGAAAAGATTTTCCTTTATCTGGAAATGTTGAGATAACATACGATAAAAAGGCTAAAAAAGTAAAATATCAAAAAACAAATATTATTCCTAGAGAAATAACACCTAGAGTTGTTCATTATGATAATAAATTGAGATCAAATAATCATGGCAGAAATTAA
- a CDS encoding porin: MKKTLLAAALFTGLTSIAVAETSVTLYGLLDTGIGYNRIKVEDVELKHHSLSRVGPLAGVQSGSHWGFRGVEDICDDWSAIFTIEGGVNSTDGAPKDYRLFGRQITVGISNKFFGKIELGRQSNISSKYFSTIDPFGYGFSQASIGMTMGSVNMRHDNMALYQTPIINGIQMGLGYSFCSDTQDLPSLSDWYTSDNDRAITVGMRYSKGGPLTLAASYDRIIGSNIRGDDAEKDLSSYMLGGSYDLGSIKISSAYSKMSNGWLGMFNAPGYKDVTAMILDRFCFRKGFHADSYMLGMKKSINKSTNIFGSWQKVVIRDKHLPTSLLLTYGNDDQNVYSIGYTYDINKRTNLYAYGSYSTEHLFVKGAKSKSFAVGLRHRF; encoded by the coding sequence CTGGTATTGGTTACAATAGAATTAAAGTCGAAGATGTTGAACTTAAACATCATAGTTTAAGTCGTGTTGGTCCACTTGCTGGTGTGCAAAGTGGATCACATTGGGGATTTCGTGGTGTTGAAGATATTTGTGATGACTGGAGTGCTATTTTTACCATAGAAGGTGGAGTTAATTCTACTGATGGTGCCCCAAAAGATTACCGTTTGTTTGGACGTCAAATTACAGTAGGTATTTCGAATAAATTTTTTGGTAAAATTGAGCTAGGCCGTCAATCTAATATTTCATCTAAATATTTTTCTACTATTGATCCTTTTGGGTATGGATTTTCTCAAGCTTCTATAGGTATGACTATGGGATCAGTGAATATGCGTCATGATAATATGGCATTATATCAAACTCCTATTATTAATGGTATACAAATGGGTTTAGGTTACTCATTTTGCTCTGATACTCAAGATTTACCATCATTGTCTGATTGGTATACATCTGATAATGATCGTGCTATTACAGTTGGTATGCGCTATAGTAAAGGTGGACCTTTGACTTTAGCTGCATCTTATGATCGTATTATTGGATCCAATATACGAGGCGATGATGCAGAAAAAGATTTATCTTCATATATGCTAGGTGGTAGTTATGATTTAGGATCTATTAAAATTTCTTCTGCATATAGCAAGATGAGTAATGGTTGGTTAGGTATGTTCAATGCTCCTGGTTATAAAGATGTTACAGCAATGATATTAGATCGTTTTTGCTTTAGAAAAGGATTTCATGCAGATTCATATATGCTTGGTATGAAAAAATCTATTAATAAGTCTACTAATATATTCGGATCATGGCAAAAAGTTGTAATACGAGATAAGCATTTACCAACCAGTCTATTACTTACATATGGCAATGATGATCAAAATGTATATAGTATTGGATATACTTATGATATTAATAAAAGAACAAATTTATATGCATATGGTTCTTATTCTACTGAGCATCTATTTGTAAAAGGAGCAAAAAGTAAGTCATTTGCAGTAGGATTACGTCATCGTTTTTAA